One genomic window of Nocardioides daphniae includes the following:
- a CDS encoding urease subunit alpha, protein MVEISREAYAALYGPTVGDQVRLGDTDLWLEVERDLTIGGEEAVFGGGKSIRESMAQSTRTRAEGALDTVITNAIVLDHWGVVKADVGIRDGRIVALGRSGNPDIADGVHPDLAIGPSTDVVSGEGKILTAGAIDVHVHFLSRSQVHEALATGITTVGGGGTGPSEGSKATTVTPGAWHLQAVHRALDPLPVNVLLMGKGNTVSAAGLAEQALAGAAAYKVHEDWGSTPAAINAALRAADDHGLQVALHSDSLNEAGFLESTLGAIAGRGIHAFHAEGAGGGHAPDIIKVAGQPHVIPGSTNPTLPHTVNTVAEHLDMLMVCHHLNPRVPEDLAFAESRIRETTIAAEDLLHDLGAMSITSSDAQAMGRIGEVVARTWQVAHVMKARFGALSGSERADNERAKRYVAKYTINPAIAHGIGHEVGSVEAGKLADLVLWDPRFFGIRPSVVMKGGALVWAALGDPNASIPTPQPVLMRPTLIEESGADHAVTFVAPAALEDGLAERLGLRRRLAAVTPTRDVGKADMVNNTALPDIEVDSETFAITVDGELVTPSPATELPLAQLYSMF, encoded by the coding sequence GTGGTTGAGATCTCCCGCGAGGCGTACGCGGCGCTCTACGGCCCGACGGTCGGCGACCAGGTGCGCCTGGGCGACACCGACCTGTGGCTCGAGGTCGAGCGCGACCTCACGATCGGCGGCGAGGAGGCCGTCTTCGGCGGCGGCAAGTCGATCCGTGAGTCGATGGCCCAGTCGACCCGAACCCGCGCCGAGGGCGCGCTCGACACCGTCATCACCAACGCGATCGTCCTCGACCACTGGGGCGTCGTGAAGGCCGACGTCGGGATCCGCGACGGGCGGATCGTGGCGCTGGGACGCTCCGGCAACCCCGACATCGCCGACGGCGTGCACCCCGACCTGGCGATCGGCCCGTCGACCGACGTGGTCTCCGGCGAGGGCAAGATCCTCACCGCCGGCGCGATCGACGTGCACGTCCACTTCCTCTCCCGCAGCCAGGTCCACGAGGCGCTGGCCACCGGGATCACCACCGTCGGGGGCGGCGGGACCGGGCCGTCGGAGGGGTCGAAAGCGACCACCGTGACGCCGGGCGCCTGGCACCTTCAGGCGGTGCACCGCGCGCTCGACCCGCTGCCGGTCAACGTGCTGCTGATGGGCAAGGGCAACACCGTCTCCGCGGCAGGCCTGGCCGAGCAGGCGCTGGCGGGAGCGGCGGCGTACAAGGTGCACGAGGACTGGGGCTCGACCCCCGCCGCGATCAACGCCGCGCTGCGCGCGGCCGACGACCACGGTCTCCAGGTCGCGCTGCACTCCGACAGCCTCAACGAGGCCGGCTTCCTGGAGTCGACGCTCGGCGCGATCGCCGGGCGCGGCATCCACGCCTTCCACGCCGAGGGGGCGGGCGGTGGCCACGCGCCCGACATCATCAAGGTCGCCGGTCAGCCGCACGTCATCCCCGGGTCGACCAACCCGACGCTGCCGCACACCGTCAACACCGTCGCCGAGCACCTCGACATGCTGATGGTCTGCCACCACCTCAACCCGCGGGTGCCCGAGGACCTGGCCTTCGCCGAGTCGCGAATCCGCGAGACCACGATCGCCGCGGAGGACCTGCTGCACGACCTCGGCGCCATGTCGATCACCTCCTCCGACGCCCAGGCGATGGGCCGGATCGGTGAGGTCGTGGCCCGCACCTGGCAGGTCGCCCACGTGATGAAGGCGCGCTTCGGGGCGTTGAGCGGGAGCGAGCGGGCCGACAACGAGCGGGCGAAACGCTACGTCGCGAAGTACACGATCAACCCGGCCATCGCGCACGGCATCGGCCACGAGGTGGGGTCGGTCGAGGCCGGCAAGCTGGCCGACCTGGTGCTGTGGGACCCGCGCTTCTTCGGGATCCGGCCGTCGGTCGTGATGAAGGGCGGCGCGCTGGTCTGGGCGGCCCTCGGCGACCCCAACGCCTCCATCCCGACCCCGCAGCCGGTGCTGATGCGACCCACCCTGATCGAGGAGTCGGGTGCCGACCACGCGGTCACCTTCGTGGCGCCGGCGGCGCTCGAGGACGGGCTCGCCGAGCGGCTCGGCCTGCGACGTCGGCTCGCGGCGGTCACCCCGACCCGCGACGTCGGCAAGGCCGACATGGTCAACAACACCGCGCTGCCCGACATCGAGGTCGACTCGGAGACCTTCGCCATCACCGTCGACGGCGAGCTGGTCACGCCGTCGCCCGCGACCGAGCTGCCGTTGGCGCAGCTCTACTCGATGTTCTGA
- a CDS encoding urease accessory protein UreF: MHPEMLALLLADARLPVAGHTQSAGLEPALAAGPVDVPAYVALRLRTVTRTEAATAVVARASVLAGEPLEEVQDAWAARTPSAAMRRTSRVMGRALVRLAPRVVPAYPDWPTLPAEPARPVVLGMLAALGGLDAAATARVVGYDDVQTVVAAALKLTPLDPAEATGWVVGAFAALAGLVDDVADLLHPHEIPARNAPVIEDHAERHAHTTRRLFSA; the protein is encoded by the coding sequence GTGCATCCAGAGATGCTCGCGCTGCTGCTGGCCGACGCCCGGTTGCCGGTCGCCGGCCACACCCAGTCGGCTGGCCTGGAGCCTGCGCTGGCCGCCGGGCCGGTGGACGTGCCGGCGTACGTCGCCCTGCGCCTGCGCACCGTGACCCGCACCGAGGCCGCGACCGCCGTGGTGGCGCGCGCGAGCGTGCTCGCCGGGGAGCCGCTGGAGGAGGTGCAGGACGCCTGGGCCGCGCGTACGCCGTCGGCCGCGATGCGCCGCACCTCGCGCGTGATGGGACGGGCCCTCGTACGCCTGGCGCCGCGTGTCGTGCCCGCGTACCCCGACTGGCCGACGCTGCCCGCGGAGCCCGCGCGGCCCGTGGTGCTCGGGATGCTGGCTGCGCTGGGTGGCCTCGACGCCGCCGCGACCGCACGGGTCGTCGGCTACGACGACGTGCAGACGGTGGTGGCCGCCGCCCTCAAGCTGACCCCGCTCGACCCGGCCGAGGCGACCGGCTGGGTGGTGGGCGCCTTCGCGGCGCTCGCCGGCCTCGTCGACGACGTCGCCGACCTGCTGCACCCCCACGAGATCCCGGCGCGCAACGCCCCGGTGATCGAGGACCACGCCGAACGTCACGCCCACACCACCCGGAGGTTGTTCAGTGCTTGA
- the ureG gene encoding urease accessory protein UreG, producing the protein MLETSRPRALRLGICGPVGTGKSSLIMLLCSRLSDELRIGVVTNDIYTDEDARMIRAAGVLDPERIVAVETGACPHTAIRDDITANLIAVEDLEAGCVSGGDPLDLVMVESGGDNLTATFSPALVDTQIFLIDVAGGGDVARKGGPGIERADLLVVNKTDLAPYVGVDAVRMKADAVAARGGGPVVALSRTDEASVGELLAWVRSQVAAHLSGALVPQDPGPMAPHSHAGGDGHSHAGEEAHSHDHAHAH; encoded by the coding sequence GTGCTTGAAACGTCTCGCCCCCGCGCCCTGCGCCTGGGGATCTGCGGCCCCGTCGGCACCGGCAAGAGCTCGCTGATCATGCTGCTCTGCTCGCGGCTGTCCGACGAGCTGCGGATCGGGGTCGTCACCAACGACATCTACACCGACGAGGACGCCCGGATGATCCGGGCAGCCGGGGTGCTCGACCCGGAGCGGATCGTCGCGGTGGAGACCGGGGCGTGCCCGCACACGGCGATCCGTGACGACATCACGGCGAACCTGATCGCGGTCGAGGACCTCGAGGCGGGATGCGTCTCCGGCGGCGATCCGCTCGATCTGGTGATGGTCGAGTCGGGCGGCGACAACCTGACCGCCACCTTCTCCCCCGCGCTGGTCGACACCCAGATCTTCCTGATCGACGTGGCCGGTGGCGGCGACGTCGCCCGCAAGGGCGGCCCGGGCATCGAGCGCGCCGACCTGCTGGTGGTCAACAAGACCGACCTGGCGCCGTACGTCGGGGTCGACGCCGTCCGCATGAAGGCCGACGCCGTCGCGGCGCGCGGGGGCGGGCCCGTGGTCGCGCTGTCGCGGACCGACGAGGCGTCGGTCGGCGAGCTGCTGGCCTGGGTACGCAGCCAGGTCGCCGCCCACCTCAGCGGGGCGCTCGTGCCGCAGGACCCGGGGCCGATGGCGCCGCACTCGCACGCAGGTGGAGATGGGCACAGCCACGCTGGCGAGGAAGCGCACAGCCACGACCACGCGCACGCGCATTGA
- a CDS encoding urease accessory protein UreD, whose amino-acid sequence MSPAPADSAEVTRLELHATPGGGCRLSGGGGVFRAVLQGAAPTGARVALVPERALLLAGDDVALHVTVGRGLRLELVETGGTVAYDMRGGSARWATRFTVEPGGCLVHETLPWVSAAGSQVERSLELDLDIGARALLRETLVLGRHGEEPGALTSRTRVRRNGRDVFVEELDSADLAPHRVLDQVSSYGDFHPASVAPGVPAYVRADAIAAHAAPAAPGVTCLELASGDTVWRRLDSQAHVAAAGWIGSSGT is encoded by the coding sequence GTGTCCCCCGCGCCCGCCGACTCCGCCGAGGTCACCCGGCTGGAGCTGCACGCCACCCCGGGCGGTGGGTGCCGCCTCAGCGGCGGGGGCGGGGTCTTCCGGGCGGTGCTGCAGGGCGCGGCGCCGACGGGCGCCCGGGTGGCGCTGGTGCCGGAGCGGGCGCTGCTGCTGGCCGGCGACGACGTGGCGCTGCACGTGACCGTCGGCCGTGGGCTGCGCCTGGAGCTGGTGGAGACCGGTGGGACGGTCGCCTACGACATGCGCGGCGGGTCGGCGCGCTGGGCGACCCGGTTCACGGTGGAGCCGGGGGGCTGCCTGGTCCACGAGACGCTGCCGTGGGTCTCCGCGGCCGGGTCGCAGGTCGAGCGCTCGCTCGAGCTCGACCTGGACATCGGGGCGCGGGCACTGCTGCGCGAGACGTTGGTCCTGGGTCGCCACGGCGAGGAGCCCGGCGCGCTGACCTCACGCACCCGCGTACGCAGGAACGGTCGCGACGTCTTCGTCGAGGAGCTCGACTCGGCAGACCTGGCACCGCATCGGGTGCTTGACCAGGTCTCCTCGTACGGCGACTTCCACCCGGCCAGCGTCGCGCCCGGGGTGCCTGCGTACGTCCGTGCGGACGCCATCGCGGCCCACGCCGCCCCCGCTGCCCCCGGCGTCACCTGCCTGGAGCTGGCCAGCGGCGACACGGTGTGGCGGCGGTTGGACAGCCAGGCGCACGTCGCGGCGGCGGGGTGGATCGGATCTTCCGGGACCTGA
- a CDS encoding phosphatase PAP2 family protein has protein sequence MAVWLLALAVWVSSHGPPKQVHLVIGWLWLATIAWNVRAPLRVHLAFVRDWAPAVLVLTLYLFGRGLSDELGIVSVHVTEPITADRWLFGGTLPTEYLQAQLCGVPCSRTSPPHWYDVLLTTVYVSHFVVGLGLAVVLWLRDRAEWLRYMCRYLSLNVVALVIYVLYPMAPPWMAAQQGHVPGTVERITARGWFDLDPVGTWHQRFSAVGNQVAAMPSLHAAIAIFVAVWLISRLRSPWRWALLLYPAAMSFMLVYYAEHYVVDIIAGAAVVGVVWWGWAAGERWWARRPSTSRSSVPACAPCDSP, from the coding sequence ATGGCGGTCTGGCTGCTGGCGCTGGCGGTCTGGGTCAGCAGCCACGGCCCGCCCAAGCAGGTGCACCTGGTCATCGGCTGGCTCTGGCTGGCCACCATCGCGTGGAACGTCCGCGCCCCGCTGCGGGTGCACCTCGCCTTCGTCCGCGACTGGGCTCCGGCCGTGCTCGTGCTGACCCTCTACCTCTTCGGCCGAGGACTCTCCGACGAGCTCGGCATCGTCTCGGTCCACGTCACCGAGCCGATCACCGCGGACCGCTGGCTCTTCGGCGGGACGCTGCCGACCGAGTACCTCCAGGCGCAGCTGTGCGGGGTGCCGTGCTCGCGCACCTCGCCCCCGCACTGGTACGACGTGCTGCTGACCACCGTCTACGTCTCCCACTTCGTCGTCGGGCTGGGCCTGGCGGTGGTGCTGTGGCTGCGCGACCGCGCCGAGTGGCTGCGCTACATGTGCCGCTACCTCAGCCTCAACGTGGTCGCGCTCGTCATCTACGTGCTCTACCCGATGGCCCCGCCGTGGATGGCCGCGCAGCAGGGCCACGTGCCCGGCACGGTCGAGCGGATCACCGCCCGCGGCTGGTTCGACCTGGACCCGGTCGGCACGTGGCACCAACGCTTCTCGGCCGTCGGCAACCAGGTGGCGGCGATGCCGTCGCTGCACGCGGCGATCGCGATCTTCGTCGCGGTCTGGCTGATCAGTCGCCTGCGCTCACCGTGGCGCTGGGCGCTGCTGCTCTATCCGGCCGCGATGTCGTTCATGCTCGTCTACTACGCCGAGCACTACGTCGTCGACATCATCGCCGGGGCTGCCGTCGTCGGGGTGGTCTGGTGGGGCTGGGCGGCCGGCGAGCGGTGGTGGGCGCGACGTCCCAGCACGTCCCGGTCTTCTGTGCCAGCGTGTGCACCATGCGACTCGCCGTGA
- a CDS encoding DUF7059 domain-containing protein, translating into MPESTPLLADDQLPHDLRDALSGASFTYDAVADALGVRAHEALGRNETTPGERATRGGSPLETLTRLFTLQRPVTAEHADAALPGLVQRLVAAGVLETSGGEVRATLDVRPYATDDEGAGGDRWILSDLTPGMDGRPNQVDGDYVLGISPASTSLAQLTMRTPVGRSLDLGTGCGVQALHLAAHSDAVVATDVNARALAMTRFTMRLNGIDNVDVRDGSFFEPVAGEKFDLIATNPPFVISPATGERLVYRDSGLPGDQVVEHVVRRGVEHLTDGGWLQVLANWVVAEGTEWDERLASWLPVDTSAFVVQREVLDPAGYVELWLKDAGLHGGPDYLQRYDAWLSWMEEQGIAGVGFGWINVRRGGTARELVEWPYDVEQPIAPAIEEWETTHDALAGLVDLAEERLVLRNDVRQETQGSPGAEDPETIVLRQQRGMRRARQVDTLEAALVGACDGDLTVGQILDAVASLLDSDPVGVRAQVLPAVREMVAEGFLDLA; encoded by the coding sequence ATGCCTGAGTCCACCCCGCTGCTTGCCGACGACCAGCTGCCCCACGACCTGCGTGACGCGCTGTCGGGGGCGTCGTTCACCTACGACGCGGTGGCCGACGCCCTCGGCGTCCGCGCGCACGAGGCGCTGGGCCGCAACGAGACGACGCCGGGCGAGCGGGCCACCCGCGGTGGGAGTCCGCTGGAGACCCTGACCCGGCTCTTCACGCTGCAGCGCCCGGTCACGGCGGAGCACGCCGACGCCGCGCTGCCCGGGCTGGTGCAGCGCCTGGTTGCCGCCGGCGTGCTGGAGACCTCCGGCGGCGAGGTGCGCGCAACCCTGGACGTACGCCCGTACGCCACCGACGACGAGGGCGCCGGCGGCGACCGGTGGATCCTCTCCGACCTCACGCCCGGCATGGACGGACGCCCCAACCAGGTCGACGGTGACTACGTGCTCGGGATCAGCCCCGCGTCGACGTCGCTGGCCCAGCTCACCATGCGTACGCCCGTGGGCCGCTCCCTCGACCTCGGCACCGGCTGCGGTGTGCAGGCGCTCCACCTCGCCGCGCACAGCGACGCGGTGGTGGCGACCGACGTCAACGCCCGGGCCCTGGCGATGACCCGCTTCACCATGCGCCTCAACGGCATCGACAACGTCGACGTGCGCGACGGCTCCTTCTTCGAGCCGGTGGCGGGGGAGAAGTTCGACCTGATCGCCACCAACCCGCCCTTCGTCATCTCGCCCGCGACCGGTGAGCGGCTCGTCTACCGCGACTCCGGCCTGCCCGGCGACCAGGTCGTCGAGCACGTGGTCCGACGCGGCGTCGAGCACCTCACCGACGGCGGCTGGCTGCAGGTGCTGGCCAACTGGGTGGTCGCCGAGGGCACCGAATGGGACGAGCGCCTGGCCAGCTGGCTTCCCGTCGACACCTCGGCCTTCGTCGTGCAGCGCGAGGTCCTCGACCCGGCGGGCTACGTGGAGCTGTGGCTCAAGGACGCGGGCCTGCACGGCGGCCCCGACTACCTGCAGCGCTACGACGCGTGGCTGTCGTGGATGGAGGAGCAGGGCATCGCCGGCGTCGGCTTCGGCTGGATCAACGTACGCCGCGGCGGCACCGCCCGTGAGCTGGTCGAGTGGCCCTACGACGTCGAGCAGCCCATCGCGCCGGCGATCGAGGAGTGGGAGACCACCCACGACGCGCTGGCCGGCCTGGTCGACCTGGCCGAGGAGCGCCTGGTGCTGCGCAACGACGTGCGCCAGGAGACGCAGGGCTCGCCCGGCGCCGAGGACCCGGAGACCATCGTGCTGCGCCAGCAGCGCGGCATGCGGCGCGCCCGCCAGGTCGACACCCTCGAGGCCGCGCTGGTCGGCGCCTGCGACGGCGACCTCACCGTCGGCCAGATCCTCGACGCGGTGGCCAGCCTCCTCGACTCCGACCCGGTCGGGGTGCGCGCGCAGGTGCTGCCCGCCGTGCGCGAGATGGTCGCGGAGGGGTTCCTCGACCTGGCGTGA
- a CDS encoding sodium-translocating pyrophosphatase, which translates to MTVLAGAVDGPTPELSGGNLTLVVVVLAIALAALAMAAVFRSQVLAAAEGTERMKTIAQAVQEGASAYLARQFRTLAVFAAIAFFVLLALPAADMGVRIGRSVFFLLGAGFSAAIGYLGMSLAVRANLRVAAAANTQGREPAMTVGFRTGAFVGMATVGLGLLGASSVVLIFRDEAAHVLEGFGFGAALLAMFMRVGGGIFTKAADVGADLVGKVEQNIPEDDPRNAATIADNVGDNVGDCAGMAADLFESYAVTLVAALILGSQAFGDAGLVFPLLIPAVGALTAVLGIMLTKAKAGENGLTTINRAFYISSAVGALGCVVLSYVYLPSSFAAFDNVTGTDMADASGDPRLIASAAVVIGVVMAAAILGLTGYYTGTEHRPVKDVGRTSLTGAATVILSGLSVGFESAVYTTLVIGAAVFGGFLLGGSTLTLSLFAVALAGCGLLTTVGVIVAMDTFGPVSDNAQGIAEMSGDVSEQGAQILTELDAVGNTTKAITKGIAIATAVLAATALFGSYATSVFSAVADSGADDVLLFRVFDPAILVGVLLGGAVVFLFSGLAINAVARAAGAVVMEVRRQFRDIPGIMEGTGRPEYGKVVDIVTRDSLRELVTPGVLAVMAPIAVGFGLGVEALAGFLAGAIGAGTLMAVFLANAGGAWDNAKKLVEDGHHGGKGSEAHAATVIGDTVGDPFKDTAGPAINPLLKVMNLVSLLIASTIVQLSMGDDENALLRYGIAAVAVIVIVGVVAASKSRESGLATDGDPTAEPAGQHVG; encoded by the coding sequence ATGACGGTTCTTGCTGGAGCAGTCGACGGACCCACCCCGGAGCTCTCCGGGGGCAACCTCACCCTGGTGGTCGTGGTCCTGGCGATCGCCCTCGCGGCCCTCGCGATGGCCGCGGTCTTCCGGTCGCAGGTGCTCGCGGCCGCCGAGGGCACCGAGCGCATGAAGACGATCGCGCAGGCGGTGCAGGAGGGGGCCAGCGCCTACCTCGCGCGCCAGTTCCGCACGCTGGCCGTCTTCGCCGCGATCGCCTTCTTCGTCCTGCTCGCCCTGCCCGCCGCCGACATGGGTGTGCGGATCGGGCGCTCCGTCTTCTTCCTGCTGGGTGCCGGCTTCTCGGCCGCCATCGGCTACCTCGGCATGTCGCTCGCCGTGCGCGCCAACCTCCGCGTCGCGGCCGCCGCCAACACCCAGGGGCGTGAGCCCGCCATGACCGTCGGCTTCCGCACCGGGGCCTTCGTCGGCATGGCCACCGTCGGCCTGGGCCTGCTGGGCGCCAGCTCGGTCGTGCTGATCTTCCGTGACGAGGCGGCCCACGTGCTCGAGGGCTTCGGCTTCGGCGCCGCGCTGCTCGCGATGTTCATGCGCGTCGGTGGCGGCATCTTCACCAAGGCCGCCGACGTCGGCGCCGACCTGGTCGGCAAGGTCGAGCAGAACATCCCCGAGGACGACCCGCGCAACGCCGCCACCATCGCCGACAACGTCGGTGACAACGTCGGCGACTGCGCCGGCATGGCCGCCGACCTCTTCGAGTCGTACGCCGTCACGCTGGTCGCCGCGCTGATCCTCGGGTCGCAGGCCTTCGGCGACGCCGGCCTGGTCTTCCCGCTGCTCATCCCCGCCGTCGGCGCCCTCACCGCGGTGCTCGGCATCATGCTCACCAAGGCGAAGGCCGGCGAGAACGGCCTCACCACCATCAACCGGGCCTTCTACATCTCCTCGGCCGTCGGTGCGCTCGGCTGCGTGGTCCTCTCCTACGTCTACCTGCCGTCGTCGTTCGCCGCGTTCGACAACGTCACCGGCACCGACATGGCCGACGCCTCGGGCGACCCGCGGCTCATCGCGTCGGCCGCCGTCGTCATCGGCGTGGTCATGGCCGCCGCGATCCTCGGCCTGACCGGCTACTACACCGGCACCGAGCACCGTCCCGTCAAGGACGTCGGGCGCACGTCGCTCACCGGCGCCGCGACCGTGATCCTCTCGGGCCTCAGCGTCGGCTTCGAGTCGGCCGTCTACACGACTCTGGTCATCGGTGCCGCGGTCTTCGGCGGCTTCCTGCTCGGCGGCTCCACGCTGACCCTCTCGCTCTTCGCGGTCGCCCTCGCCGGGTGTGGCCTGCTCACCACCGTCGGCGTGATCGTCGCGATGGACACCTTCGGCCCGGTCTCCGACAACGCCCAGGGCATCGCGGAGATGTCGGGCGACGTCTCCGAGCAGGGCGCGCAGATCCTCACCGAGCTCGACGCCGTCGGCAACACCACGAAGGCGATCACCAAGGGCATCGCGATCGCCACCGCGGTGCTGGCCGCCACGGCGCTCTTCGGGTCGTACGCAACCTCGGTCTTCTCCGCCGTGGCCGACTCCGGGGCGGACGACGTCCTGCTCTTCCGGGTCTTCGACCCGGCCATCCTGGTCGGCGTCCTGCTGGGAGGCGCGGTCGTCTTCCTCTTCTCGGGGCTGGCGATCAACGCGGTGGCCCGTGCGGCAGGCGCGGTCGTCATGGAGGTCCGGCGCCAGTTCCGCGACATCCCGGGGATCATGGAGGGCACCGGCCGTCCGGAGTACGGCAAGGTCGTCGACATCGTCACCCGCGACTCGCTGCGTGAGCTGGTCACCCCCGGCGTCCTCGCCGTGATGGCCCCGATCGCGGTCGGCTTCGGCCTCGGCGTCGAGGCGCTCGCCGGCTTCCTGGCCGGTGCGATCGGCGCCGGCACCCTGATGGCGGTCTTCCTGGCCAACGCCGGCGGCGCCTGGGACAACGCGAAGAAGCTGGTCGAGGACGGCCACCACGGGGGCAAGGGGTCGGAGGCCCACGCGGCCACCGTCATCGGCGACACCGTGGGCGACCCGTTCAAGGACACCGCCGGCCCGGCCATCAACCCGTTGCTCAAGGTGATGAACCTGGTCTCGCTGCTGATCGCCAGCACCATCGTCCAGCTGTCGATGGGCGACGACGAGAACGCGCTGCTCCGCTACGGAATCGCCGCCGTCGCGGTCATCGTGATCGTCGGTGTCGTGGCCGCGTCCAAGAGCCGCGAGAGCGGCCTGGCGACCGACGGCGACCCCACGGCGGAGCCTGCCGGCCAGCACGTGGGGTGA
- a CDS encoding STAS domain-containing protein: protein MDLTLDAQEKGGRTVISVGGEIDVYTAPKLRDTITDFVAAGAYDLVVDLSAVEFLDSTGLGVLVGGLKKVRSHDGSMSLVCGQDRLLKIFRITGLAKVFEIHPDQETALAQ from the coding sequence ATGGACCTGACGCTGGACGCCCAGGAAAAGGGCGGTCGGACCGTCATTTCCGTCGGGGGTGAGATCGACGTCTACACGGCCCCCAAGCTGCGTGACACGATCACGGACTTCGTGGCGGCAGGCGCCTACGACCTCGTCGTCGACCTGAGCGCCGTGGAGTTCCTCGACTCCACCGGCCTCGGCGTGCTCGTGGGGGGACTCAAGAAGGTCCGCTCCCACGACGGATCGATGTCGCTGGTCTGCGGCCAGGACCGCCTGTTGAAGATCTTCCGGATCACGGGCCTGGCGAAGGTCTTCGAGATCCACCCCGACCAGGAGACCGCACTGGCCCAGTGA